gtaaagaggatcctttagttctagaggacacagtcatcataaagcatagcttggagtcctggttgaattcattagcAACAATACTATGtgcaacttatttttttttatccgtttactgaattattattattattatttcttttagaTCCGTTTACcgaaattcatttattttgtcgtTCTCAGTCGTGACTTTTGGTTGACAATCAGCTGTTTGGAACGTTgcctatttaaatataaatgaacaaatcaaataatatcaacTCTGTAGTCATGAGTTCCAAACAGCTGATTTTCCAACCAAAATGTGCTCCTCCTTTCGCTCTACCTAATGCTGTCTGATGGTATGGACAATGACTGATTTACCCACCTTACTACATTTTTACCACCTTATTGGACTAAAGCACAAGGACATTTTAGCTTTTCTTCAAGTGGATGGATATAATGTGAGTTTGTTGAGTCTTTGTAGACGCCTTTAGAGTTTAGGATTGTTTAGGCGAACAGCCAAAACGTACCTGCTTAATGTCGCTTTGTTTCTACAGGGAGAATTGGATTCCTACGGGATGCTTCATGGATTTAGGTTCATGCACTTAAAACGCATACAGTCAGGGTTGGTGGTGTCCCAGAAAACAGTGAGATACCTTCTTGGAATACTCGATCCGGATGGGGTTGAGCTGAGGTCACGCCATCGTCTCAGGAGACGTGTATATACAAACCCAGGGCCAAATTTCTTATGGCATGTGGATTCTTATGACAAACTTAAACCATATGGAATATGCATCAATGGCGCTGTTGATGGATTCCCTCATATGGTTTtctggttacatacattttctaCCAATAGCAATCCCAAAGTTGTAGCGGGATACTTCATAAATGACGTTACAAAGACTAGGCACTGCTGCAAGAATACAATCAGACATGGGCACAGAGAACTGTGTACTTGAAGAACTACAAAGGTTTCTGAGAAGCAACCATGAAGACAACTTTTCCGATGCCTGTTACATCACTGGATCTAGTAACCACAATCAAAGGATTGAGCAGTGGTGGGGATTTCTAAGGAAACACCATGCACAATACTGGATGGACATTTTTCATGACTTGAAGAACCAGGATCTATTCTTAGGAGACTTCCTCGACTAGAATCTCCTGCAGTTCACGTGTATGGAAATAATAGAGGTAAATCTCCATGATTACCAATTTTATTGAAGTCTTAGTTTGTTATTTAAGATGGGCTGTATGCACGCGAGTGTCACGTAACTTTGGAGTGAATTCTCAGGAGGTCAAAAATTCATACGAGTTAATTTCTTCCATTTCAGTAATCCCACGGTCACTTAGCGGAACAAATCAAAACCGGGCtgggggcggggcaaatgacccggctctttaaacccaaataataaagctcatgataaaatcattttacaacatacataTGCCGGGGTTAACAAGCTTCGACACCACAGAGAGCGACTATGTCATTTTGCAGTCCATCAAacggacatgaagtataacaaaacaagagaacaacaagaTCATTAGGCGCCATGGttactaataataaaacaacacaaattcaaagcagtTCAGCACTACGGACAGCGacccttttattttgacacccacttaaaccatttcaactcagagcctgtatctgtagctataaagtttagtaaaactgtcacagcggcccacatgttcacaaacactatttcaatatgaagtactttagacctactcaccactatttgaagggcaTACGATGAGCCTTGTGCTCCTCcaactgtcaagttttggatttcaaaataagggaaattttctagcgcccactacgagccgtcccaccccctcaaacaagctccagtatcccttatattttaagatatgtgtacaataaatctaaaatacccacttgtcaaccacttactaaatacaattatgtaggtcgacctttaaccccattgaaatgctgtgaacattcctactagggctgggtgatatggaccaaaactcatatctcaatatattttctgaaaatggtgatatatgatataaatcttgataattttatcaaataaagtctgaccagaaaaacaattctgggttaaatttgccgTTGCATATttgctgttaatttcacattgcaaGTCTAAGTtcgacattaacattttattttattacatgttttcttttaatttctcatgctcactcatgtggttctctggtattcactaatgacttattagacacatttgttgcagactttacattctttaacacttttttaaagcagtgtatatttgtggtgcttgtaattggctgatttttcatggtgacttacgtgttccttccgctgtggtagacgttaaaatcatagttattaatctaacagaaggtgtaactgtgtcccatcctgctgctctttaggaagataaactctctgtcacattttacaacatatttacaccagttcgttgtttttttttgctggcactcaggccatttcaggaggCAGTTATCatgaggctagtgacggcgttcagtttagtaagacatcttttagttattacattaaaatacgggatatttacgggaaaatactaatacaggaagatggcgagaaagaggggtaaaatacgagaGTTTCTGGggtaaaacgggatacttgacaggtctGTCACTGCGGACAAGCCAGCCTCCACTCTGAAATCATCGGTCAACCTCGCCACCAGCCAATTTCCTGTGCCTGTTTATTGATGACAGTACATTAATGCAGTCCAAGGacagatttcaaaataaaagcaccgaCCCATGAACACGCTACAAGTCTGACGTGCTGCGACTTGGTTGAAAAGAAAACCTCTAACCACATCGGATCTTTGTGGAGTAGTTTGGACATGGCTGCGTTATTAATTATttgaacataaataaataaattcattatttaGTTAATTCATTTGATCATCCCAATTCAGATCACATTGAAGCATTAGAAGATGGAGGCCATGACATTTTATCTGTGTGAATAAATAGTCCAACATGAAAATGAACACAATTCTAAGATACTTCTAGCAAGTTCTGATGTGTAATTTCTAAATAAAAGCCTGTCAAAGTTTCAAATATGAGACTTATTACATATGATTTtagattcatttaaaaaaacaaaaaaacaaaacactattaCAGTCTAATTCCNNNNNNNNNNNNNNNNNNNNNNNNNNNNNNNNNNNNNNNNNNNNNNNNNNNNNNNNNNNNNNNNNNNNNNNNNNNNNNNNNNNNNNNNNNNNNNNNNNNNNNNNNNNNNNNNNNNNNNNNNNNNNNNNNNNNNNNNNNNNNNNNNNNNNNNNNNNNNNNNNNNNNNNNNNNNNNNNNNNNNNNNNNNNNNNNNNNNNNNNNNNNNNNNNNNNNNNNNNNNNNNNNNNNNNNNNNNNNNNNNNNNNNNNNNNNNNNNNNNNNNNNNNNNNNNNNNNNNNNNNNNNNNNNNNNNNNNNNNNNNNNNNNNNNNNNNNNNNNNNNNNNNNNNNNNNNNNNNNNNNNNNNNNNNNNNNNNNNNNNNNNNNNNNNNNNNNNNNNNNNNNNNNNNNNNNNNNNNNNNNNNNNNNNNNNNNNNNNNNNNNNNNNNNNNNNNNNNNNNNNNNNNNNNNNNNNNNNNNNNNNNNNNNNNNNNNNNNNNNNNNNNNNNNNNNNNNNNNNNtttttaccggtgattagttcatatctcccttgcgctccgcggtccaaactgacaccgtagccacacacgtatgagtgtgtcacacacgtcactcagtcacattaaggaaggttgtggtcattatacggggtggattaaatcatgaataaaggattgttttatcccgttcttctccgtgttattatcacattataaaaaagtttaaaaatagcaggaattagtgctggtctcgaacggtcttgacggaaaatcccgagtccgagacaagaccgagtcaaaatgcttcatagtccgagacgagaccaagacttttaaaatttggtctcgagaccaaaaccggtcttgaccaccacaacactagtatATATTCATCAATTTTTGATTCAATGAAATCTTTAAATGTCCCATCTGATATCAATAAAGGGTTAAACCTCCAGGGTGAAGAAAAAGAGGGCTGGCTTTGCATTTTAATATCAACACTAAGTGGTGCATGATCTGAAATAACAATCGGATAATATTCAGATGTTTCTACTTTAGAAATAAGGGAGCCATCCAAAAATAAGTTATCAATCCTTGAAAAAGACTGGTTTACCCGTGAGTAAAATGAATATGCTTTTGTGTTAGGATTATAAAACCTCCAAGGATCCACAAATCCATTCTGTAACATGAAATTTGAAATGGATTTAGCCATAGAAGACTGGGTCATAGTCTTAGGGTTCGAGTGACCTAACATAGGCTCAACAACACAGTTCAGATCACAAAAATTAGAAGATGTGAATCGAGGGAGGGGAGGCTGCCCAATAATGTGTCAGTGAAACTTGGATTATCAAAATTAGGAGCATATACAGTAACTAATAACACAGGTTTATTACACAAAGTaccaataacaattaaaaatctcTACTGTTTGTCAGCTTTTACCTTTGATGACGTGAACTGCACTCTCTTATTAATTAGGATCACCATCCCTCTGGCTTTGGAATTGAATGTGAAGTGAAACACAGGTCCCATCCATGGACACCTGAGCCTAACATGATCCCTGTCCCGTAGATGAGTCTCCTGGAGAAAAATTACATCAATCTTAAGGCGTTTCAAATGTTGAAGTATTTTAGAACCTTTAACAGGGctatttaatcattttacatTCCAAGTCAAGAATCGAATGCCACCAATATTGGTCAGGTTCTGACTTGGACTTGGAGTACTAGTTATTGGCATTACACTTTAAAAGAATAAGAAATAAGACATGGTAGCCTGACATCTCTCCCCCAAAAAGgaacacatacattcacacacacaaacaaataaaagcaaaacgACGAAccaaaaatgaccacaaaatttTAGGACACACACCCTCCCACACAGCAGGCGTCTCCATCCCCAAACGACAGAAACGGCAGTGCAAACTCCTAAATGGATCAATCCAAAACAATACTCCCGACTGTAATACGAACTATAACCGAACAAAACAAAGGAGCTCCGCAGAGTATGTCAATATACTAATATCAGGATAGTAGCAATTAAAGcaagtgaataaataaaaaatgtaataaaagaaataaacttaaaataaaatgaaagagagagagagagagagattttaagaaaacaCTTTATGAAACCAAATCACAATTCATTTTTCTGCAACATGATTCAAAACTTTTGCATCATTTTAACCCACATTAAAATAATTGGCTGAAAATTAGTTCCTTGTCTACCACAGAACAGATATTCTCTTCATAGCACCATAAGCTTATAAACTCCTCAAGATTCTCCATTGCATTATAGAACCTAAAGTCCACCCACACTCTGGCTCTCACCATGGACACAAAAAGGTCCTTCACCTCTTTACTGTTCTTGAACTTATTTTTTCTGCTTAAGTAGATCACAAGCTTAGCCTGTCATTTTATGAAGTTTAAAAGTTTCCATTTTACTGCCTCTTCTTTCCTGTAACCTGCCCCAAGTATAAAAATAGTTTGTGACCACACTTCTTTGAAaccaatgaaaacattttttaaaagtttgaacAGTTCTGTCAGTCTGTCGCACTCCAAAAAACAGTGTACAATATTTTCAACGGACTTACAGTAAAACCATTAATTGGAAACCTGTGGAGAGAAGGAAGTAAGGAGAGGTAAGGAgacgcgagatgttctgagagtcacgtgacagtctgtgaaaattcaacatggcggctagCTGCCTTGACTAGCATaccaactttgtttatttgtaaatattaacacttcttaccgttaaatccacgccacaaacgagagccgaccacgcgccctctcaccagccagagtggaggacctcgaagaCTTCATCGACCGATATTACGCCGAGTACGTAATGGAATCCGGACCGAAAGCCGCGAGCACATCAGGTAAGTCCGCTAAACGCCGAAAAAATGAATCGACATCAACAGACACGTCAGATCTGGAGGCAGAATCCCACACCGAGGTCCTAAAATCCATCAATAAGAGGCTGGGTGTGGTCGACTTGCTGCACcaagattttcaggaaatgaaaaccagcctggaatttgcataccaacaaattcaggacTTACAGAAAGTCAATCAAGATATCCATTTGGCTTTATCTGCTGTGACCacggaggtaaaagagctgaaaaatgaaaacaggcttcttaaagagacagtcctggatatccaatctcgcagtatgcgagacaacgtaatattctcaggtattccagaaacccccaacgacgacccagaggctctgctgaaaaacttcatgtcgtctgcgtggcggcgctgcgcagccttgggcggggcggggctggtggcctggggcccgctgtcgtccggggtgtgctggcgtcgggggggtgtctcgtgccggtgcgtgggtcgtcggggatcgcctccgtggggggggggggctctactggcgccgttggtgtgggatggcggtaccgggctgggggtgcttcggtactcgggcttgccggtccgtggctggcggggtggccctgcttggcggtagatggtgtcctctttcgtcgggggggccggggccgcctcccggtggagagtgttataTCGttgcgccgggtgggcctgtgctggccctggtgcgggcacgggcctccccctgctcggccgccctccttggcggcgggggggcgtcgctctgggccggcgtgcggcgggggtcgccccctggggcaccgggggatggggttggtgcctggctgcgcccggggttggggggtgccgccgtgctccgcggggccgtcgcggtctgggggggtgccgtggggggggtctccggctttgctgctccggggcccgcagtgccgcttgcccgtctgcaccatctaccctctcgcgtggcccgccatgcggacgggcccggctcgcaccagacaggcctcctacatgtacacttcacctcactcccagctggtctggctcactcacataatgcaccacacacccatacccaacccttggggggctggatggtgggactgggggtggagggggccgccacctgtgtcactatgtagtggcgtgggggcggcactcccacctctagttaccatactaatccctccaattttaatcgcacttcaacatgccaccccccggagggtgtactcacctacaccctccggcctattacaccacatacacatatatccacagaggcaggatggggagcaccgctcccctccttcccccttcttttaattacaccccatacattcactaaacacacattcacacaggggatagggaagtgcctctccattggggaatggagaggcaccataacagggtggtgggttggttcacatatttgggcctctccggtgggggcctggctcctctgttggtggctgggccactgcttagagtaaaaatacatcaggatggtgcggtcgggcgtggcggtgggtctcgggggggctttgctggggtctctccttgcggggtctttccgggcggtgtcggcctggtggggcgcgggggtgcttcctccccttgggtgtggctgggtgcttgtttcgtctcctggtggccttgggggcgggccccgcggtgtgcgggcccggggcggcctgcctcgcctgctcctggtgctgcatccgttccgggtccttctggcctggggtcgggcccctgctggctctgggctcgccggcgggtgcccactggctgcctgttcggcgcggttctggtcgtctgctgggcgtgggcttcggctcctccgctggggcctcgggcagggagttctctgggccctcccctcggggggttgggcgcgggggtggggtgggggggtggggggggtcgatggggtggggggtctgggggttgggggtgggatcggtggcgtggtgcgctgggtccttggctccttggggctttctcgggtgtgtatgggggggcgatggctgcctctcggcttgggatcttgggggcgttcgggggactgcttggccgtggggtggtcgccgggggcccttaggctgcctgctcttgctgctggcctgactgcttcttcgggcccgggggcggctcttgggttttgcagtggcggtacttggaaatacatttgtcatggatgcactggccttgggctgtgggataacactcatactgggctcaaccttagacacgttgttcccaaatacctgttttatggaatttccactcacctcttcctctgttcacagccaccaccattattcctaaaccgcacactggtcaccaaactggcttgacaacacaacaataaacacaatatacacaaccacaatttcacatcgcatcacttaaaactattccccacccattccatatcctatcttgtatccctcttccctgttaacttccccacccccctccaacccctcaccttggtgtaacactgccctctcttttttacatcctccctttaataaagtatttcttacccttccctagggagggctggtgacggtcacaattatgcaatgaaataaataaatttatttaattgcaataataaaatatgcattgctgtcaaaagattgcacttcttgtagtgttaaccttcgacagcatgtgcagacaaggtaaaaaaaaaataaataaataaataaataaaaaaaaaaaaaaaaaaaaaaaaaggaaacctgTGGATTAATGCGAGACACCAAAGAATTTACAGCTACAGCTCCATGTAGAAGTCTCCACTGCAGGTCTCCTGATCTCTTTGTTAGAGGGTCTTTATATAAAACCTTCCATACTGGTTTTATATGGGTACCCAACTTCAGCCATTGTCTCCATTTTGTGTCCACCCTGCTTCACAGTTCGTTCCTGTTCAGTCcattcacacaaaaaatataaatgctttCCTGTAGCAGTATGAAAAACCAGTACCTCCATTTTCCCACTGCCAGAACCCAATGAGAGGCCCAGCTCAGGAAAAGGATCACCATCATCAGGGAGCTCCACTCTGCTGCAGTAGTCGTGAAGCATCTCTTTTTCTTCCTCAGTGAGTCGAGCCTTCCAAAGTCTGAGGGCTCTGTCCACAAAGCGTGCAGAGCGAAGACCAAGAGCAGCTGTTACAGACGCACACCTGTTCAGATCAGGCCCTGCCACATCAACAAGCTTTCTCAGAGTGGTAAGACCTGTAGATGTCAGAGCATGGGACAACCCTGGTAATGATATCTCTTGGACATCCAGGCGGGCTTCATGAATCGGAGGCTCCTCCAGCAGCCAGTGTAAGGACAGTGTGCGCTCCAGTCTCCTTGATGAAAACAGTGTCCAGGTTTTAAAAATACTCTGATAAAAAGCAGACAGGGTGGACAGATTAAAACAGTCAGTTTTCATAAGAAACAGGGAAGAGTCCAGACCAAGTCCATTCACAGTTTTAAAAATCATACTGGCCACTGATCTCCAGACAACATCAGTTGGGCCATTGAGGAATTTCTAAAGGAATTGGAGTCTGAAGGCAGCAACCCTACTGGCAAGATGCACCAGACCTTGCCCACCTTCATCTCTTGGTAGGAACAGCACACACTGTGGTACCCAATGAAgattgtcataaaaaaaaatccaacataaTAGCCTGTAATTGCTGAAGGAGACCAGCAGGGGGCTCTAAACATGCTACCTTGTGCCAGAGACAACAGGAGACCAGATTATTTATAATTAAGACCCTTCCTCTGTATGACATTTGTGGTAACAACCATCTCCATTTCTCTAACCTCCCCTTCACCTTTTCTACCACCCCCTCCCAGTTTTTCTGTATGGTGGCCTCATCCCCTAGAAACACTCCAAGATATTTAAAACCGTTCCTCCTCCAAGTTAATCCTGCTGGTAGTTTAGGCATGTGAGTGGATCTAAACCCAAGTGCCAGGCCCTCACTCTTTGCCCAGTTAACTTTTGCAGGTAACACTTTGCTGAATTCCTGCACTATTTTTTCAAgtttaataatttcattttgagtttttatcattaaaataatGTCATCAGCATAGGCTGAAACAACAAAAGCTCTCTGACAGTTCGGTAGCACCAGCCCCTGAATTGAGGAGCGCAACTTACAGAGCAAGGGTTCAATAGAGATGGTGTATAACATGCCTGAAAGAGCGCACCCCTGCCTTATTCCTCTTTGAATACTAAATGGCGCACTTAATCCTCCATTAATTTTCAGTACATTCTCAATGTCCTGGTACAACACTTTCACCATAGCTTTGAAACCAGGGTCGAGGCCAAAAGCCTCCAGAGAATTCCAGAGGTAGAGGTGCTCAACTCGATCAAAAGCTTTTTCTTGATCCAAAGAAATGAGACCAAGTTCTATGCCCAATAAACAACACAGCAAATTCAAAAGTGTTAAATTTTTGGTGTTGGTAGACTTTGTACAAAAGCAGAATTAATTTTACTCTAATAGAGtcacattatttttatgtaactctGGGGTGTATAATATTAGTAGTTAAAATCGAGTGTTAAAACAGAGTGTTTCTATATCAAATCTGAAGGTGTTACAATGGAAACAATAACTCTTGACTTTTTAACTCTAAACTCCCACAGTGTCTATAACACTAAAAGAGTAAATTCACTGACTCCGCCCCCAGCATCACAGGTTCTCACCGAAGCGACCGAAGCGAACATTCAGAACAATTTGCTTTCCACATGACTGAGGTGTTTTCCACGCTTGGTAAGTCATTTTAAtctgagatgtttttatttgtcattattattttgggctgaCACCAACCTGTGTGACAGGCATTAGCcacattcaatcaatcaatcaatctttatttgtatagcgccaaatcataaccaatggtatctcaaggcactttacagtagagcagtcttaaggacggactcttcattttatggatacacacatatgcatatatacgtatatacacatacatatgtatcccacacccaacatgaattcatcatggcggcaaggaa
This DNA window, taken from Gouania willdenowi unplaced genomic scaffold, fGouWil2.1 scaffold_201_arrow_ctg1, whole genome shotgun sequence, encodes the following:
- the LOC114458888 gene encoding uncharacterized protein LOC114458888 isoform X2 — translated: MEIIESIFKTWTLFSSRRLERTLSLHWLLEEPPIHEARLDVQEISLPGLSHALTSTGLTTLRKLVDVAGPDLNRCASVTAALGLRSARFVDRALRLWKARLTEEEKEMLHDYCSRVELPDDGDPFPELGLSLGSGSGKMEETHLRDRDHVRLRCPWMGPVFHFTFNSKARGMVILINKRVQFTSSKVKADKQ
- the LOC114458888 gene encoding uncharacterized protein LOC114458888 isoform X3, yielding MAFLWISTRLSGRSWSIFKTWTLFSSRRLERTLSLHWLLEEPPIHEARLDVQEISLPGLSHALTSTAALGLRSARFVDRALRLWKARLTEEEKEMLHDYCSRVELPDDGDPFPELGLSLGSGSGKMEETHLRDRDHVRLRCPWMGPVFHFTFNSKARGMVILINKRVQFTSSKVKADKQ
- the LOC114458888 gene encoding uncharacterized protein LOC114458888 isoform X4; the encoded protein is MAFLWISTRLSGRSWSIFKTWTLFSSRRLERTLSLHWLLEEPPIHEARLDVQEISLPGLSHALTSTEPSDFGRLDSLRKKKRCFTTTAAEWSSLMMVILFLSWASHWVLAVGKWRRLIYGTGIMLGSGVHGWDLCFTSHSIPKPEGW
- the LOC114458888 gene encoding uncharacterized protein LOC114458888 isoform X1, translated to MAFLWISTRLSGRSWSIFKTWTLFSSRRLERTLSLHWLLEEPPIHEARLDVQEISLPGLSHALTSTGLTTLRKLVDVAGPDLNRCASVTAALGLRSARFVDRALRLWKARLTEEEKEMLHDYCSRVELPDDGDPFPELGLSLGSGSGKMEETHLRDRDHVRLRCPWMGPVFHFTFNSKARGMVILINKRVQFTSSKVKADKQ